The Verrucomicrobiia bacterium genomic interval CGCCAACGTGGACGGACAGTGGTACCTGGAGAACCGCGATCCGGAGACGGGTGCGGCGTTGGGACCGGACCTCAACGTGCGATCGGCGTGGGCCACCACACGGGGTGCCGGCATCATCGTGGCTGTGGCGGATACCGGGGTGGAACTGGATCACCCGGACCTCATGGCTTCCCTGTCGGGCGCCCCGCATTTCAACTTCGACCTGGGAGCGCCTGACGGTTCGGCCGTGCTCTCCGGTGGACTCGGAGCCCATGGCACTTCGGCTGCGGGGCTGATCGCCGCGGCAGCCAACAATGGTCTGGGAATGTCCGGCATTGCCCCGGGGGCGGCGGTTGCCAGTTGGGTGATCTGGAATTCCCGCGGCCAGACGGTGACCGACGAGCGGCTTGGAGACGTGTTCCGGCATGCGCCCGAGAGCGTCGCCGTACAGAACCACAGTTGGGGGCCCTCGGGTGTCCGGCAGCGTGGTCCATCCATCCTTGAGGATGCCGGGATTGAAGCCGCGTGGCGTGACGGGCGGGGCGGGCGGGGCGTGGTTCTGGTTCGCGGCGCCGGCAATGAGCGCGCCAACGGCGCCCAGGCGGGTGACGACGGATTCGCCAATGATCCGAGGGTGGTCTGTGTGGCCGCCGCCCGGCGGGACGGACGCGTGTCGAGCTTTTCGGAGCCGGGTGCCTGCGTGCTCGTCGCAGCACCCGCCGGGGATCGCGATGAGGGCGGGCTGTTCACCACGGATCTGCAAGGGACCGCGGGCGCCAATTTCGTGAGTTTCTTCCCGCCCTTTGAGCATCTCTCTGACTACCGCTGGGGGGGGCTCGGATTCACGGGGACCTCGGCAGCGGCACCGCTCGTGAGCGGCACGGCCGCTCTGGTGCTCTCCGTCAACCCGGAGTTGACGGCCCGGGATGTTCAACAGGTCCTCCTGATCTCAGCCCGGCAGCCCCATCCCACGGCGCCGGGAGTGGCCATCACCGGGGCAGGACTCCGGTTCAGTCATGACCTGGGATTCGGCCTCGTGGATGCCGCCGATGCGGTCCGCGTCGCCAGATCCTGGTCAAACCGGCCGCCGCCGGTCGAAGTCCTCGTGGAAGCCAACGGGACGGACGCGATTCCCGACGGAGGATTCCGGGTCGAACTCGAACCGGCGTCCGTGGGCGGGGAACCGATCCTGATTTCCGGGCTCCCGGGGACGGGCGTCCATCCCGAGGTGTCCACCGAATGGCTGCCCGTTGTAGATCTCGGACCGGCCCTTGAGGATCCCCCCGGCCGGCTGGAGGGTCATGGAGTACTGATCGAGCGCGGGGGCGCTCCATTCCTGGACAAGTTGAATCGTGCCGCCGCGTTCGGAGCGGCGTTCGCAATCGTGTACAATGCGGATGCGGAATCCGTGCCGGGCGGGACGTGTCCGGGGGGGGATCAGTTGTGCGTTTTGGCCGGGGTGGATGCGGCATCCATACCCGGAATCTTCCTGCGACGATCCGACGGGCTGGCGCTTCGATCGTCGCTGGCCGGTGAGCCCAATCGCCGGGCCCGCCTGCATCTGGCCGGCGCGAGTCGCACGTTCGTGGTGTCCCAGGCGCTTCAGTGTGAGGCGGTCGGGTTGCGGTTGCGGACCGACCATTCCGGACGCGGCGATCTGCGCGTGACCCTGCGGTCCCCTGCCGGGACCGTGAGTGTGCTGCAACGCTACAACGCCGATACGGGGCCTGGTCCGCACGACTGGACCTACTGGAGCGTCCAGCACCACTTCGAACCCAGCGTCGGGCAGTGGGAACTCCGTGTGACGGATCAGGCCCCGGGAGAGGGCGTTGGAAATCTGCTGGATGCGGCCTTGATCCTCCGTGGCATTCCCATCGAGGACGACGACGGTGACGGGCTGGATGACGCATGGGAGCGGAGCCGGTTGGGCACCCTGGCGTACGGGCCAGGCGATGATCCCGACGGCGATGGTGCCAGCGTGCTCAGGGAAATGCTGCTGGGCACCGACCCCATCCGGCCGCCGGAACCCACGGGCCCGGACATCGGCTTCTTCAGTCCCGATGTGCTCCGGATCAGTTGGGATGGGCGCGACGACATCCCGTACCGGCTTCGTGGATCGGAGGACCTGGGACCCTGGACTTGGGAACTGGAGGTGGACGGTCGCCATCCCGTCACCCCGGCTTTTGTTCCTCTGCCGTTCGAACACCGCGGCATGTTCCAGGTGCTCCCTGAGGTGGCCCCCTGAATCGGGGCTGAACCGCGGAGGATGCGGAGGGCAATCAACCGAGCGCGAACCGTCGCCGGAGCTCGTCGCGGGAACGATCCGGGCATTCATGGAGGATCACCTGCCATCCGCGTCGCTCGGCACCCGCGATATTGTCGGCCCGGTCATCCAGGAAGATCAGGTCCGCGCCCTGAAGCCCGGTGACCGACTCGACCGCCTCGTAGGCCCGGGTGTCGGGCTTCATTGCACCCACCTCGTAGCTCAGCACCCGCCGCTCGAACGCTTCGAAGAACTTGAAATTCGACTGGATATGGCGCACGGCCAGTTCGTTCGTGTTGGAAAACAGGAAGGCGGGCACGCGAATCCGCCGCAGTTCGTCCAGTACCCCGGTCATTGCGGCCACCTCGGTGAAGATGTCGGCAAACGCCCTTCCAAACGCGTCCGTCGTTCCGCGATACCCGGTGCGTTCCCGGACTTCCCGTTCAAAGGCCCTGGAATCCAGTGCTCCGCGTTCGTAGCGGTGGAGCAGGGGGCTCTGGTCGAGAATTTCAAGAATGGCATCCGCGTCCAGGTCGCTGTCTGCAGCAAGGGCCCTGGCGGCGATCCGGTAGTCGAATTCGAGCAGCACCTTGCCGAGGTCGAACACCACCGCCCTCGGCAGGCGATGGATGGGTTGGGCTTTGGGATGCATCGGAGCGTGCCTAGGCGGGGATGTCGCGGCGGCCCTCAATGGCGTGCCGCAATGTCAGCTCGTCGGCGAATTCGAGGCCGCCGCCCGCGGGCAGTCCCAGGGCGAGACGCGTGATGCGCAGTCCGCGCCCGGCGAGCCGGCCGGACAGATAGCTGGCCGTCGCGTCCCCCTCGACATCGCTGCCCAGGGCGAGGAGGACCTCCCGGACCGGCTCCAGCTGCAGGCGACGTTCCAGCGCCTCAATGCGCAGATCCTCCGGTCCGACCCCGCTGAGCGGGCTCAAGCGCCCACCAAGGACGTGATAGCGTCCACGAAAGGTCCCGGACTTCTCCAGCCGGAGGACATCCAGCGGCACTTCCACCACGCAGATCGTGGTGGTGTCGCGGCCCGGTTCGCCGCACCACCTGCAGGCGGTTCCCTCGGAGAGTGCGCCGCAAATGCCGCACGGGGCGATGACCTCCCGGGCCCGGATCAGCGTTTCTGCCAGGACGCGGACCGCCGCCGGGTCGCTTTGAACCAGGTGCAACGCGAGGCGTTCGGCGGAGCGGGGGCCGATTCCGGGCAGGTGAGCGAGGGCTGCGGCCAGTTCGGCGACCGGGGCAGGCAGCGGGGTCACATCAATCCGGGAATGCTGATTCCCTGGGTGACCGCGTTGATTTCCTTCGTGGAAATCTCCCGGGCCGAGGACAGTGCCTGATTGGCCGCGGTGACGATAAGTTCCTCAAGGAAGGCGACGTCGGACGGATTGACCGCCGCCGGGGCGATGGTGATCGAGGCGATGGACTGATCGCAGCGGGCGACGACCCGCACCGTGCCGCCCCCGGCGGTGCCTTCGACGGTCTTTGCTGCGAGTTCCTGCTGCACCTGCTCCATCTGCTGCTGGATGCGGGTGGCCTGGCGCATGAGTTTTCCGATGCTGGACATGGAACGTTCTGTTGAGGTTGAGCTAAACTGGAGTGGGTTGCGGGCGTCAAGAAGGGCTCTCCGATGGCGCCCGCACCTCGACCAGTTGGGCGCGAAACACCTCCATGGCCTCGCGGATCAAGGGGTCGTTCAGGAAATCCTCCCGGTTGAGGACCTGCGGCTGGGCCCGGGTCGCCTTCGCGGGCGCCTCGGGTGGTGGCGCGCCCGGAATTCCTGGTTTTTCGGGTGGCGGGGGTGCCGGAGCGGCTTCGATTGGTGCCGGAACAAATGCGAGACTGAGATCGGCGGCGCCGAGATCCCGGGCGCGTTGCTTGAGTTGGGCGATCACACGAGGCACGGCGACGAGGGCCAACGCATCCGCAGGCACCTCGACCCGCAGTTGGCCATTCTCCAGGGTCAGAGCCCGGGCATTCTGCAGGAACGTCCAGAGCATCCGGTCCGAACGTTCCATCGAGGCGTGCAGCGCATCCCACAGCGTGATCGCAGTCAGGGGCACACCGATGGCGGGGGGTGTTGCGGGGACTGCTGCCGGGGGGCTGGGCGGCTCGGCGGCCTCCGGAGGCCTGGCCGGGCGGGGCGGGGCGGCCTTGGGGTCGGCATCCTGGGGACCTGAGGATTCGTCCCGCAGCCTTCGAAGCTGGCTGAGCACGGTGTCGAGGCTGACGGCCTGACGCGCGTGGACCGCTTTCAGCAGGGTGACTTCAAGAAAGATCCGTTTGGAGGGAGCCTCCCGCAGGCGTCCTTCAGCCGCGGTGAGCACCTCCAGGATCCGTCCCACGGACTCCGCCGATGTTCCCGGGCTTTGGCGTTGCAAGGCGACCCATTCCGCGTCGCTCACCTCCACCAGATCCCGGTCGTCACCACCCAGCCGGCAGAGCATCAAATTCCGAAAGTGGAGCAGGAGGTCCCCGAGCAGGCGACCAAGGTCCTTTCCGTTCCGCGCGAGTTCGTCGAGCAACCGCAGCGCCGTGGCCACTTCGCCGCCCAGGAGGGCATCGCTCAGGGCCAGCAGCTGGCTGCGTGAGGCGAGGCCGAACATGGAGAGCACGTCCGATTCGGTGATGGAGGTGCCACAGAAACTGATGAGTTGGTCGAGCGTGGACTGGGCATCGCGCATGCCGCCTTCGGCCCCGCGGGCAATGGCGTGAAGGGCGGCATCCTCCACCTGCACCCCCTCCGCCGCGGCGATCCGCGAAAGGTGGCTGACGATCAGCGGCGACGGGATCCTTCGGAGATCGAACCGCTGGCAGCGGCTGAGGATGGTGGGCAGCACCTTTTCGGGATCCGTGGTGGCGAAGAGAAACTTCACGTGGGCCGGCGGCTCCTCCAGGGTCTTGAGGAGAGCGTTGAACGCGCCGGTCGTCAGCATGTGGACCTCGTCAATGATGTAGATCTTGAATCGGGCCGCCGCGGGCGCGAACCGGGCGGTCTCCCGGAGCTCGCGAACGGCTTCGACACCGTTGTTGGAGGCCCCGTCAATCTCCAGGACGTCCAGGGAGCGTCCCTCGGTGATCTCCCGGACCCTCGGGTCCGCCTCGTCCCATTCGGTCCGGGGCCCGTCGGTCGCATTCAGCGCCTTGGCGACGATGCGTGCGAGGGTCGTCTTGCCGGTGCCGCGCGGCCCGCAGAAGAGATACGCGTGCGCGATGCGCCCCGAGCGGATCGCATTCATCAGCGTCGTGGTGACGTGCTCCTGGCCCACCACATCGGCGAACCGCTGCGGCCGGTACTTTCGGGCAATGACGAGGTAGCTCATTCCAGGCGACGAACCCGGGAAATCATGGGGGCCCCGGAGACCGACGCGAGCCTGTTCTTCCACAGAGCCCGCCACCCGTCGGATCGAGGGGGTGGTCCGGGATGGGCGAGGGTCAGGGACGACCCCGGTCCCTTGGGGCCTGGCCCGGACGCATCCGCTGCATCATGTTTCGCGCCCGGTCGTTCGCGGATTCCTGGTTCAGCACACGGAGCGCCTGGCGACGGACGCCGGGATCGGCGTCATTCTCGGCGAGGTATCGGTACCATTCCTCGACGACCGGCTCCGCGCGGTAATCGGAGAGCGCGTCGGCGGCGCGAGCCCGCACCGTCGGATTGGGATCCTGAAGTCCGTTGACGAGCGGCGCGACAAATGCGGGGTCGCTGGCCTGGTTGAAGGTTTCGAACAGGCGCAGCCGGTCCCGGGTCTCCATGGGCGACATCGCGAGCTGGGCCAGCGCCGAGGTCACCTCGGGCGCGTCAATTCCGGACTTCCGGAGCGCCTGCCACGCAAGTGTCCGTTCTTCGAGGGACCCCGTGGTCTCCGAGGCCCGCTGCCGCAGCGACGCGACCCGGGACTCGTTGAACGGCCCTTCCATCAGGGCATTGCGGGCCTCGCGGCGGATGCCCGCCTCGGACTCGGACGTGAGGACGCTCCACAGCTGCGCTTCCACCTGCGGGTCCTCGAGGAATTTACGGAGGCCCGTGACCGCCTGCTGCCGGACCTCGGTGCTGGGGTCCCCGGCGGCCAGTGCGAGCAGCGGCGCCTTGAGGACGGCGTTGGTGAGTCCGGCGAGCTGCTGCACCAGACGGGTACGGGTCCCGGTATCGGAAGCGTCGTTGAGCCATTGCAGGGAAACCTGCAGGGCGCCGTCGTCGAGGCTGTCATTCCGACGGAGCAGTCGAAGCGCCTGCAGACGATCCCGGTCGGCGAGTGTCGGATCCGACAGCCTGGCGAGCAGCTGCGCCGTCTTTTCGGCGCTCAGAGGCAGCTGCCCGCGATCCATGAGATGCTCGTTGGCCGCGGAGAGACTTGCCAGCAGATCCTCGATGGCGTCGAGCCGACGGGAGAGTGACGGATCACCGGCATCCAGACTGGACCGCGCCATGGACCTTGCCGGCGCGGCTGGCATGGGGATGGGGCGGGCGGACGCCGGGGTGGCTCCAGGAACTTCGGAAAGTTGGGCCCGCAAATCGGCCAGCTCCAGGGTGAGACGGCTCACACGACGGTGCTGGAGCACCGACGCGCCAACGGTGACGACGGCAACCAGCACCAGGGCGGCAAGTGGCAGGGGGCGCATAAATTGAAGGAACCACCGGCCTCGGGAACGCGAACGGGAGAGCGGGAGGCGGTTCAACGGTGTGGACGCGTCCGGAGACGTTCGGGTTACAGTCAACCGTCGGGGCGTGGGGCGTCCTGGGCAAAAAAACGCCGCCTCCCGGAGGGAGGCGGCGCTGACTTCAGGTGCCGGGGATGGATCAGACCGCCTCGCCCACCTGGAACCTGAGGAATCGCCGGATCTCCACCGTGTCTCCGAGCCCCTTGGCCACGGAAGCCACGTGGGCTTTTACCGTGAGGTCCGGGTTCTTGACGAAGCCCTGCTCGAGAAGGCAGACGCCCTGCAGGAACTTGTCGCGCTTGCCCTTGAGGATGCCTTCCATCGCCGCGGCCGGTTTGCCCTTGAGTGCATCCGAGTTGCGGGCGATGTCGTCCTCCTTCTGGAGCACCTCTGCCGGGACCTCCTCACGGCTGACGTAGCCTGGACTGGCGGCGGTGATCTGCATGGTGATGTCCCGCACCAATTGGCGGAACTCCTCGGTGTTCACGGTCTCGGGCTTCCCGGACCCCACCTCGACCAGCACCCCGATCTTGCCGCCGAGGTGGATGTACGCCGCGAGCAGTCCGTTCCCGGCGACCTCGAGGCGCTGAAAGCGGCGGATCTGGATGTTCTCGCCGATGCGGGCCACTGCCGCCACGCGGTCGGGCTCAAGGTCCGGAGCCGCGCTCGCAGCAGCCTTCGCCGCCAGTTCGTTGCAGAAGGCCTTGAAACTCTCGTTCCGCGCCACGAAATCCGTTTCGCAATTGACTTCGACAAGGGCTCCGAGGCGCCCGTTGGCCGTGACCGCCTGGGCAACCAGTCCCTCCTTGGCCTCGCGTCCCGCCTTTTTTGCGGCACTGGCCTGACCCTTCCTGCGGAGGATGTCCACGGCCGCGGAGAGATCGCCCGCAGACTCCACCAGGGCGTTCTTGCAGTCCATGAGACCGGCATTGGTCATTTCACGCAGCTTTCCGACGAGTGCGGGCGTAATGTCAGCCATTGAGAAAGTCGGTTGATTCGTTGTGGGGAAATGGTGGCGGGCAATCCGGCCTCAGGCGGTCGCGACCGGGCTGTCTGCCGGAGGGGTCGCCTGGGGGGGCTCCGCCGCCGGCAGCGGCGCCGGTTCAGGGGCGCCCTCCGGTTTGGCGGCTTCGCGAT includes:
- a CDS encoding S8 family serine peptidase, which produces MRGCWILGALAWGMGAAAAREVALFRMPLPMQFTMEAAASAGVRTAGAPRSQVLVAHPGDAPAERWIFTRRIALRLDAGVSLESLLEGTSVTADRSPGSGCHVVEAPDALEAWRMAALWAHHPGVIAVHPVAHPPWTLQDAYAPAPNDEFFRARVANVDGQWYLENRDPETGAALGPDLNVRSAWATTRGAGIIVAVADTGVELDHPDLMASLSGAPHFNFDLGAPDGSAVLSGGLGAHGTSAAGLIAAAANNGLGMSGIAPGAAVASWVIWNSRGQTVTDERLGDVFRHAPESVAVQNHSWGPSGVRQRGPSILEDAGIEAAWRDGRGGRGVVLVRGAGNERANGAQAGDDGFANDPRVVCVAAARRDGRVSSFSEPGACVLVAAPAGDRDEGGLFTTDLQGTAGANFVSFFPPFEHLSDYRWGGLGFTGTSAAAPLVSGTAALVLSVNPELTARDVQQVLLISARQPHPTAPGVAITGAGLRFSHDLGFGLVDAADAVRVARSWSNRPPPVEVLVEANGTDAIPDGGFRVELEPASVGGEPILISGLPGTGVHPEVSTEWLPVVDLGPALEDPPGRLEGHGVLIERGGAPFLDKLNRAAAFGAAFAIVYNADAESVPGGTCPGGDQLCVLAGVDAASIPGIFLRRSDGLALRSSLAGEPNRRARLHLAGASRTFVVSQALQCEAVGLRLRTDHSGRGDLRVTLRSPAGTVSVLQRYNADTGPGPHDWTYWSVQHHFEPSVGQWELRVTDQAPGEGVGNLLDAALILRGIPIEDDDGDGLDDAWERSRLGTLAYGPGDDPDGDGASVLREMLLGTDPIRPPEPTGPDIGFFSPDVLRISWDGRDDIPYRLRGSEDLGPWTWELEVDGRHPVTPAFVPLPFEHRGMFQVLPEVAP
- the recR gene encoding recombination mediator RecR, whose translation is MPAPVAELAAALAHLPGIGPRSAERLALHLVQSDPAAVRVLAETLIRAREVIAPCGICGALSEGTACRWCGEPGRDTTTICVVEVPLDVLRLEKSGTFRGRYHVLGGRLSPLSGVGPEDLRIEALERRLQLEPVREVLLALGSDVEGDATASYLSGRLAGRGLRITRLALGLPAGGGLEFADELTLRHAIEGRRDIPA
- a CDS encoding HAD family phosphatase, whose product is MHPKAQPIHRLPRAVVFDLGKVLLEFDYRIAARALAADSDLDADAILEILDQSPLLHRYERGALDSRAFEREVRERTGYRGTTDAFGRAFADIFTEVAAMTGVLDELRRIRVPAFLFSNTNELAVRHIQSNFKFFEAFERRVLSYEVGAMKPDTRAYEAVESVTGLQGADLIFLDDRADNIAGAERRGWQVILHECPDRSRDELRRRFALG
- a CDS encoding YbaB/EbfC family nucleoid-associated protein, whose amino-acid sequence is MSSIGKLMRQATRIQQQMEQVQQELAAKTVEGTAGGGTVRVVARCDQSIASITIAPAAVNPSDVAFLEELIVTAANQALSSAREISTKEINAVTQGISIPGLM
- a CDS encoding HEAT repeat domain-containing protein, which codes for MRPLPLAALVLVAVVTVGASVLQHRRVSRLTLELADLRAQLSEVPGATPASARPIPMPAAPARSMARSSLDAGDPSLSRRLDAIEDLLASLSAANEHLMDRGQLPLSAEKTAQLLARLSDPTLADRDRLQALRLLRRNDSLDDGALQVSLQWLNDASDTGTRTRLVQQLAGLTNAVLKAPLLALAAGDPSTEVRQQAVTGLRKFLEDPQVEAQLWSVLTSESEAGIRREARNALMEGPFNESRVASLRQRASETTGSLEERTLAWQALRKSGIDAPEVTSALAQLAMSPMETRDRLRLFETFNQASDPAFVAPLVNGLQDPNPTVRARAADALSDYRAEPVVEEWYRYLAENDADPGVRRQALRVLNQESANDRARNMMQRMRPGQAPRDRGRP
- the tsf gene encoding translation elongation factor Ts; this translates as MADITPALVGKLREMTNAGLMDCKNALVESAGDLSAAVDILRRKGQASAAKKAGREAKEGLVAQAVTANGRLGALVEVNCETDFVARNESFKAFCNELAAKAAASAAPDLEPDRVAAVARIGENIQIRRFQRLEVAGNGLLAAYIHLGGKIGVLVEVGSGKPETVNTEEFRQLVRDITMQITAASPGYVSREEVPAEVLQKEDDIARNSDALKGKPAAAMEGILKGKRDKFLQGVCLLEQGFVKNPDLTVKAHVASVAKGLGDTVEIRRFLRFQVGEAV
- the dnaX gene encoding DNA polymerase III subunit gamma/tau; amino-acid sequence: MSYLVIARKYRPQRFADVVGQEHVTTTLMNAIRSGRIAHAYLFCGPRGTGKTTLARIVAKALNATDGPRTEWDEADPRVREITEGRSLDVLEIDGASNNGVEAVRELRETARFAPAAARFKIYIIDEVHMLTTGAFNALLKTLEEPPAHVKFLFATTDPEKVLPTILSRCQRFDLRRIPSPLIVSHLSRIAAAEGVQVEDAALHAIARGAEGGMRDAQSTLDQLISFCGTSITESDVLSMFGLASRSQLLALSDALLGGEVATALRLLDELARNGKDLGRLLGDLLLHFRNLMLCRLGGDDRDLVEVSDAEWVALQRQSPGTSAESVGRILEVLTAAEGRLREAPSKRIFLEVTLLKAVHARQAVSLDTVLSQLRRLRDESSGPQDADPKAAPPRPARPPEAAEPPSPPAAVPATPPAIGVPLTAITLWDALHASMERSDRMLWTFLQNARALTLENGQLRVEVPADALALVAVPRVIAQLKQRARDLGAADLSLAFVPAPIEAAPAPPPPEKPGIPGAPPPEAPAKATRAQPQVLNREDFLNDPLIREAMEVFRAQLVEVRAPSESPS